The window ATGGTCTGCAGGGTCAGGGTGGTCTTGCCGGACGATTCCGGGCCATAGATTTCCACCACACGGCCCTTGGGCAGGCCGCCGATGCCCAGCGCGATATCGAGCATCAGCGAGCCGGTGCTGATGGTCTCCACCACCTCCACCGCACGGTCGCCCATGCGCATCACCGAGCCCTTGCCGAACTGCTTCTCGATCTGGCCCAGTGCGGCGGAAAGGGCGCGCTTCTTGTTTTCGTCCATGGTGCAGGTCCTCGGTACTGAAGGGTGATATCGGGTCTGGAATCAGGTTAGGCGGCACCCATCGCAAAAGCTGCGACGTGGCGGGCCGTGCGATGACAGTGGCAGCCGGCGCGATGCATGGGCATCAGGAAATCCCCCGCCGGACACTGGGACGCTCACGCATTCGGTCGCACCAGGCCGCAGTACAGGCCCTCGATGGCGAAGTCCTGGCCGGGCTGCACCTCGATCGGCGCGTAGTCGGGATTACGCGGCAACAAGCGAATGCGGCCCTGCCCGATCTTCAACAACTTGACCGTGACCTCGTCATCGATCCGGGCGATCACCACTTGGCCGCTGCGCGCATCGGAGGTGCGATGCACGCCGATCAGGTCACCATCGAAGATGCCTTCGTCACGCATCGAATCACCCCTGACCTTGAGCAGGTAATCCGGGGTGGGCGTGAAGAATGCACGATCCATCAACACGACCTGCTCGGAGCCGATGTCGGCGCCGATCGGCACGCCGGCAGCGACCTGACCGAGCACGGGCAGTTGCAGGATGTCGTCGTTGGCCGGCAGTTCGGCCTGCCTCGGCCCATCCGGCAACTGCAGCAGGCGCAGGCTGCGCGCACGCCCCGGGCTGCGCTCGAGTATGCCGGCAACTTCCAGCGCCTCCAGGTGGTACTGCGCGGCGCGGACGCCCTTGAAGCCAAAGGCACGGGCTATTTCCGCCTGCGATGGGGCGAAGCCATCGCCCTCGATGCGTTCGGCAATGAAGGTGTGGATCGCGCGTTGGGTTTCGGTCAGGCTCATGATTAGTAGTAATACTACTAACGATTTGCGACGTCAACCGCTTCGAGCGTCGCTCACTCGAGATGCTGTTCAAGCCCCGTCAGCGCCTTGGCCACGGTTTGCCGGCGCACCGCGTCGCGGTCGCCATCGAAATGGAAGACGTCCGCCTTGGCGTAACCGCCACGCCGCTTCCACGCGATCCAGACCGTGCCGACCGGCTTGTCGTCGCTGCCGCCACCCGGCCCGGCGATGCCGGTCACCGCGACGGCGAGGGTCGCGCCGGAATGCACCAAGGCACCGCTGACCATCTCCACCACGGTTTCACGACTGACCGCGCCGTGGGTTTCCAGCGTCTGCGGGCGCACGCCGAGCAAGGCCTGCTTGGCTTCGTAGCTGTAGGCCGCCATGCCGCAATCGAACCACGCCGAGGAACCTGCCACGTCGGTCACCGCCTTGGCGATCCAGCCGCCCGTGCAGCTCTCGGCAGTGGCCAGGCGATGACGCGTTGCCAGCAGGCGCTCACCGGTGGTGCGTGCCAGAAGATCGAGTTCGGTGTCGGTGGGAACGGTCATCGTCAACTCATTGCGGGACATGGCCGACTTGTAACGCACGCCGGCTGAAAACGGAACGGCCCGCTTGCGCGGGCCGTCCGTGATGCGTGTCGCCTGCGGTGGATCAGAACTGGAAGCGCAGGGTCACGCCATACATCGCCGGGGCACCCAGGAAGGCGTTGTAGGTATTCAGCGGATCGCCCGGGGTCGGCGCACCTGGTGCCTGCAGCGGCCCATCGAATCCAACCTGCACGTAGTCCTCGTCGAGAATGTTGGTGCCCCACAACTCCAACTGCCAGGTGCGGTCGCGCGAGCCGATGCCGATGCGCGCGTTCACCACCGCATACGCGTCCTGCAGCTTCTCGGCATCCAGAT of the Thermomonas carbonis genome contains:
- the lexA gene encoding transcriptional repressor LexA; its protein translation is MSLTETQRAIHTFIAERIEGDGFAPSQAEIARAFGFKGVRAAQYHLEALEVAGILERSPGRARSLRLLQLPDGPRQAELPANDDILQLPVLGQVAAGVPIGADIGSEQVVLMDRAFFTPTPDYLLKVRGDSMRDEGIFDGDLIGVHRTSDARSGQVVIARIDDEVTVKLLKIGQGRIRLLPRNPDYAPIEVQPGQDFAIEGLYCGLVRPNA
- a CDS encoding CinA family protein; protein product: MTVPTDTELDLLARTTGERLLATRHRLATAESCTGGWIAKAVTDVAGSSAWFDCGMAAYSYEAKQALLGVRPQTLETHGAVSRETVVEMVSGALVHSGATLAVAVTGIAGPGGGSDDKPVGTVWIAWKRRGGYAKADVFHFDGDRDAVRRQTVAKALTGLEQHLE